DNA sequence from the Falco biarmicus isolate bFalBia1 chromosome 5, bFalBia1.pri, whole genome shotgun sequence genome:
ATACTGGCATGAAGAGACAGGTTTCGAAGGAGAGTTTATTAAATTGATGGAAGGAGTCACAAATATGTATCAGTTCAATAAAAATTGGTTTTTTACCTTCTATTCTAAGATCAAATGGAAAATGCACATCAGTGAATATCAAGTTTGGAATCCTTGTCGTTCTGAATTCACAGTGATAgtaaaaagtgatttttcctGGATACTTGCGTGGGTGATCCAGATCAAAGTTCATATCGATGTATCTGTTAGTTTGCTGCTTGAGCAAGGGAATAGTCAACTGATTGTCTGAGGTCCCCTTATGGCCTGAGGTGGTAGTTTTAAATACTAACCAAGACATCCAAGCCTCTTGGTAAGCCACCAAAATAGGTAACCCTTAACTAATCCTGAATTATGAGAGCTACTGGTATCTTTTATATCCAAATGAAGTCTCCCATACGTGGAATACTTCTCAAAAACTTACTCTTGTCTTTTTCATAAACATTAAGTTTTGAGGAAGTTCAGGCACTCATCAGTTTAAACCAGACATCTTTAGTATTGATTCGTTCAACTGGGACTGGGTTgtttagttttaaaacagtCATAGTAATGCCATCCCTGATCACCTTACCAGCTTTTCTGAGCTTTCAGAAGGTTCTGACTGTTCTGCCTCCTGCGTGGTATTTGCTTCTGCTCACTTAAACAGCACATCCTTGATAGCAatgtctgcagagctggtgggaaTTAAAACGGTAGTGGTGACTGGGTAGTGCCACCTACCACAAAAAATTTAGCCTTTGTCTTTACTGTTAGTGTTAACAACAGTTACACAAATAATTTGTCTAGTTTGCCATCTGTGATTGGAATAAGATTTAAGAAAAGTAAGCCTGTAAAAACTTTTGTGCTTAAAATAGTCTCCGTAATTCATCCTGTAAGACCTCAGGCAACACTTTTTTGAGGAATACTCACCTACTAAACTTGCAGTCACTGGTCCTATGCCTTTATCCTGAATAGTCTGTGGAAGACATAGGTTTATTCCCAATATTTCAGGTTCATAATCATTAGTCAAAGCTCTGAGCATCTCTGCTCTTCAGTAAACTGTTTCCCTGAGACATCCACATACTCTTTCACAAGGTGTCCGTTTTCCTTTTTTGGTTCTGTCAAATTCTCTAatgcctggctgctctgctggcaaAGAGTTAAGTGTGGTCGTGGCCTCTGTAGTCACAGGTGAGACATGGTTGATACAGGTTATAGCCTCAGGTGGTTATACTTTATACAGTCTCTGCGTTTCAGTATTTGGAATTCAGACTAGAGCACATAAATACTATCAGCAtgtaactgggaaaaaaatacaaactgttGTAGGATCAGCTAGTTCTTGTTTTACTCTCTATATGCAGTGAAATTGTATTTggggtaaaaagaaaaaggcacacCTGCTTTTTTGTACCGGGTATCAATGTATAATTACCTTTATAACTGAAAAACAAGAGCAATCACATTTCTGGACTCGCATGATCCATGCTTGAAATACTGCagggaattttattttagtggGGCTTGTTTGTCTGGATTTTCTGCATACATTGACACTGCATGGAAAAAGCACTCTGTCTTTTCATGTGACGTTTTCAATGGTACggatttaagattatttttttttttttgtagaattGCAGGATTAAAATCAAATTGGCATTAACAGTTATGTAAAATGTATTAGTCTGTAATTTCCTGGGATTTATGTTCTACTCATTTGTAATAGCTAGGTCTCTTTATGCAATAAAAAAGAGTTATCGTGGTTGAACTGACTGCTTAGCAAAGTTCTGGGTGAAACAAGGATTTGTCAGAGAATTAGGCTGTGAGGGAATCTTTAAGAACCATGTGGCAgaattttgtttcagctgttaaCTGTAACATTGCATTAATTGTGGGGCTGTCTGTTGCCTGGGACAGATGCCTAGAGAGGTTCTAAATGAAATACAGATAATTTTGTAgaattaacatttcaaaatgttctgTACTACGTTTTCTGGAGCCCCTTCTGAAGATGTCACAGATATTGATAACAGTGGATGCTTAAGGCCACTGTACTGTCAGGTACTTCCTAAGGATGAGCTCTATATGCCTCTCTCATCTTCATTTATTGAGCTGTCTACACCTGATGGGGAAGGTGCTTGTTTTATGATGGGAAAAATTTTACTGGATATAAATATGGCAGTTCTAGAAGAATACAATTCTATCCATGGTTCTTTCATCCCTCGTGGACTTCAAAGGTCTAAACCTGATGGTAAGAAAAATTTTCATCTTTAAGAGTTTACTGTGATCTCTTACATGAATATTATTATTACCAAAGAATCAGGTTATCGTTTCTTAACTTGAGCTAGCTGAATAAAATGTCAATTTGCAAATGGCTGCTGCTTTACATGGTTAAACCCATGTATGGTTAGTTCAAGATTTTACATGCAAAAAGGTGCCGTTTCAAAGACTTAAAAATTGTGAGAAGGCTATCACAAACTTCCTAGCATTGCAAAGGTGTGTGTTTCTTTGTGAATGTCAGGACAGCTCTTGAAACTACAAATATCAATATAATAGGTGAAAATAGAGACAACAGAGGAAATATATAGGTGATTAAAGTGAACATGAACTCCTACAGTTTATGTTTTATGTCTAATGAAATTAAGATTGATTTTCAATTCATACTGAAGATTTTACTTAACTCCACTGGTTAAGTTTTGGGTTGATAATATGTGGTGATTAATGATCAGCAATGAATTTATTGCCAAATCTAAGTGGAACTTTACCAATGCAAATTGTTTCACATAGTCATGTGTGGTCGACTTGTGCTTTGATATTCTCAAAGCACAGTTGTGTAGACAATAACACTTCTAGATCAAAGCATTTCTGCTTagcagaaaacacttcagaacTTCTTCCTGCAGTTTCAGTGCAGTTTCAGATCTTGTCTTTCAAGACTTCTACAGAAACGTAGGAGTTGTCATATATTTTAGATGAGTTTTGTCTAGTCCTCTGTcatgtttctgttcttgtttcttGTTCTGGCTAGTACTAGGTGCTTCGCGTGACACATTAAACTGTAAATGTCAGCTATGTTACCCGTTGTGttgtctgctgcttctttccgAGTTGGACTTTGGCAGAAACCTAAGGCTTGTTGGTCCTTTCAGAATGCTTAGAGAACTTTAAATTAGCcataaaaaatgcagttatggGAAAAAAGTGTCAAAATAAGgttcagatttttcagtctAATTAGAATTTTTTATCATCCACCCAGTTAAGATTGGATGTGTCTTATTTTAATTGATTTGCTAACCATTGGGTAGTAACTCACAGGCAAGTAGAGgatgttttcaaattatttctggcCAAACTGGTCTTAAATCgactgttttatttcattcttccaAAACTGAAATTACTTACCGTTTTTGCaggtttctttgaaaatatgcatgtgtgtgtacatacatacagagatatagatatatatgaaaaatgcaTAAACTGCCTCTTAGTTTTTACATACTACTATCACTTGGTTATGTCAAGAGTTGTCTTCTGTCAAAGCTGAAAAACCTGAGTGGAAAACATGCCAAGTATGTTTATTTGCTAGTATTACACAAGTAACATAATAATTAAATGCTAAAATTGGCAggagtattttaaataactgtagTAATAATTCAGAGTTGTATAATGAAGAATGAGGTTTGAGAATATAATACATAATTTGAGTGTTTAATATGTATTTCTGGTGCCATTTTTACAGTCACTACTCTTCAAGCTCTGTTTCTTATCTGAAACTACAATTATTTTGCAAACCTGTCAAAGAGTTAAGACGTAAGAAATCTTGAATGGTTCCGTAGGTACTATGCTCTTTTTGAAGACAAGTGTATCCAGAGCGGCCTTTTGAAAATCTTGTGATGTTCAGGTTCTGTGTGTGATGGCAGAAAGCATTCCCACGTGGGGCTTGTTAAGCAAAGGTTCCCTCTCCTTTGAGTTTACTGTGCTGCCAAGGTCACGGTGCGCTGGGTGTTACTGTTTGTCGCAGTCACTTCTTTGACCTTGTCTGGGATTGTACCTAAGCTGTATCTTTATGTGTCTTATTCCATGTGGTCTTTACACAGGAAAATCTTTAGtttaaaatcactttctttgccaaatttgcaaaaaaaaaaaaaaaataattaaaaaaattctagttTAGAAAAGTTTTCAGACATTTCTTTGCTCTAgcaaggtgggtttttttcttcagcaaatacTTCAGTCTGACATATACAGAACCCAGCCAGATGCATGTGGCGTGTAGAGCTATGGTTACAGTACAAGTATTATACcgctggggaaaaaaaaatggtttgtaGGTTAAATATGACTTTGTTGAAACATAGTAGTAAAAATCCTGTACTTTACCTTCACAGGCCCAAATCTACCAATGGCAACTGTTGATATCAAAAACCCAGAAATTACAACTAACAGATTTTATACTCCACAAGTTAACAATATTTCATAtaccaaagaaaagaagaaaggaaaaactaaaaagaGAAGATTGACAAAGGCAGATATTGGAACACCATCTAATTTCCAGTAAGGACTTTTTTtgagtttgggttttggtgggtgGGTGTGGTATTTTGCTGTCAATTACACTTGCAGATGTTCAAGACTTGAATGTGTGAATGTTGCTTGTAACCTGAACTGCAGTGAATGCAAGCTGGAATGCTGTGGGGTTTAAAATCACGGTGGTTTATGCACCGGTGAGGAGTTTACTGCAActgtaaacaaaaaataacttcCTATCCTAAAACAGCTTAGAAAACCATTTAGCTGCACAGAGATAACCTTATTGAAGTAGTCAGCCCAGTGCAGACTCATATTCAGCTGCAGTGGTCAACTCATTGTTATTCTTTCAGCTGTGCCTGCTTAGCTGTGCTTTGTCATGCAAAATACACGTGCGGGTCCAGACTTGgcataaaagcagaaatgacaTAACCATATTTTAATCTCTGGCTGCCTGTTCACAAACTTATTCCAATATGTGGGTTAGTACCTGTATTTTGTCATGGAAGTACAGCATGCACGTATACACTTCTTTGgaatgggttgggttttttctaaaATTGTTTCTTGCGTATCTTTAATCCTTTGGAATAGTTATAATGTATCATCGTAAGCTTCAGTTTCATGAAACTTTGTTTTGGTCACTTTAGTGaatgaatttgttttcctgaactatactttaatattttaatcttctgtgttttaaaataagcctACGTTTTGTTAAAGCAACAGGAATTTATACAGCTTGAGTTAGTTACAGGAAAGATCAGTTTCCGTGAAGCAGTAGAAAACCAGTGAGGTTTACATACCAAGTGAATGTCTTGTTCTTTTGAACCATTATTTTACATCACATCCACTGACATGCTTTGCTGGAATAAAACTCCCTAAAAGTATTGGCATTACCAGTTAAAATAATGTTACTGCAGTGTTTTGAGAGAGTGCTCTGTAGAATGGGATAGTGgacagaaaggagagaaggtGAAAATGGTTCCCTAACCAGACTGTGTTTAGACAATTCAGACATCAGCCATGTTCTTCCTGATCTGAGTATCAGTGAAGTGCTGCATCTGTTAGTGTCACTGAAaccaaaaaatcagaaaagaaggaagagtaaaacagagaaaattgtAGCTGGTCACTGTTGTAGCTCTACTGATACGGAGTAAAGTATATGTGGGTAAAATCGCAAATAATGTTTTGCATTAGTGTGTCTTGCTTCTGATCAGAATTTGTGGAAGGGGTTGTGCAATAGCATAGATGGAAAACAACTTCAAGACTTTGTTTATGATGTCTATCAGATTCTGACCTGGAAAAGATAAGAATaagatgataaaatatttaataaaattaaaaaaaaaaaagatgttctcGTATCATTAAATGTAACACAAAATTGTTAAGTGGTGAACCTTTACAAAAGAAGATTGGAAGCGTTTTGTTCGGCATAAGGTCTAGTTAAGTTTCCTGTAGAGTGCAGTTATGTGTCATCTTACTGTGTAAGATATGTTAATTACTGGTTTTGTATGAGCATATGGGAACTGGTGTTTGGTATTTTTAGGCATATATGCTAGTAGTATAACTTGTGTATAACTTGAGCTGTGATACTGGTGAAGACCAACACTGTCACTGGTTTTATACCTGATCAGTTGCAATCAGCAGgtaaaatttttaaatgcctctGTTAGGCAGATGTGGACTTCTAGTGTTCTGAGCAAAAATTTTGAATTCTGCTTCACAGTAATATAACTTACTGCTGTATACTTTCTTTTAAGTAACCtaagagttaattttttaaatgcctctgTTAGATGTGGACTTctattttctgagaaaaaaaaagttctactTCACAGTAATATAATGTACTGCTGTATACATTCTTTTAAGTAACATAAGAGTTGCTTACTTGGTAAGTATTCATTTGCATTGGAAAGACCTCTGAAAATAGATGTGTTGCAGTCAATGTGTAGACATAGCTTATTTTACTCTGagggatgaaaaataaatgagaaataaggCTAACACTACTCCGTATAAACTTTAATATCAATGAATTGCACTAAGCTCTGAATGCTTAGTATACTCACGACCTCTTAAAAGAGCATCCTGAGTTGCACATATAAGCAGCAATAGGTGGGTGAGATTGTATTGGCTGTCAGACTGTCAATTTACATATGCCTGTTAATACACTAAATCAGATATGAGACTTTTAGGAAATGCATGTCTAATTTATATGAAGCAAGCTGTAGCTTAACATCCAGAATTCTGTAATCGATAAATCATCCCATATTTTGGTAGTGAAAGGTATTTAAATACTTAGGCAAAACAGGGGGCtttccttttttgcctttttggtGGCATCACATTTTtaccacatcttttttttttttaccacatttttaaattttaaaccacatcttttacttttcttcttgctcCTCAAACTAAGTTGTTAATACCAAGACCAAAACTGATCATTGAGCTGCTGTATTCTCATTAAGAAAAGGTGTGCTGTTGATACTAACAGAATCGGGCAAGAATACAAGGTCTGTTGTGCTAGGCACTGTATAAGGGCAGCAAAACAGTCCTTGTAATTTCACAAGCTTTGCCTGAACAGTGTCGGGTACTAACAGCTCAcctggtatttttaaaactctgagtTGGACTTCCTGAAGACCGTGTTAAATCTCTAGAACTGgccattggaaaaaaagaagctgaaaacatGAAATGCTGGTGACATTATAGTTCTGCTTCTATAGCCAACAGTAGTTGCATGAAGTAGCTTGGAGGGGCATGAACTCTTCCACTTTTTTAGCTGATTACAGCATCGCATCAAATAATACTTTAGTAGCTACTAGAAGCCTAGGAAGATAGCAACTGAAAACAGACCTGACTTCTCTTTGAAGGAGCTGAATAGGAGAAGGGTGATGAGAGAACAAATAGTGAtggcagggatgaggaggaggttTTCCAGCTGCGTGACACTGAAGACCTTGGCAGTAGCTTGAAGTACAGTTACTATATAAAGGCTAAACTCCTCCCTTGATCGCTGTGCTGTTCTTCCATCACCATCCACGTGTGCCACAGGGTGGCATGGAGCCGTCATGTTGTGCCACGGTCCATAAACTAAGGGGGGAAATGACTTCTCCACGTGGCCTTTTTGACACAAGACAAAAAGTAGGAGTAAAGGAAGCTTAACTAGTCTGAAGTGGGGCACTGAGGAGTCAGAATTCCTTAGCGTCTTAATGAGACTGGAGGTAGGAGCTGGCAGTAATCTCCAGTTATCTTGATGTCCCGTTATTTTAGTTAAGAGGTCCTTTCTATACTGATTAAAtggacttttctgcttttttagaCACATTGGACATGTTGGTTGGGATCCAAACACAGGTTTCGATGTAAGTAATTTAATAAGTTATTCAAGACACTGAATGTTTAAAAGCTTTAGAGGTTTTTAAATGTAAGTTGTGAAGATTggcattaaataaaaagttaactGTATACCAAAAGTTATAAATTGTGATTTTATAATACGGTGCAAACAGAGATGTTGGAGTGGAATGGAATAGGAGGCATCTGGGACTGAGAGGAAAAGATGCAAAACTTAAGTTTTTGTGCAAGGTACTTACCTCTCCTAGAACAGTCCTTTTTGACTGAAAAGTCAACCTAGACACATGTACTTGGCTTTGCTATTCCTTTTAACTTATATggtctgtggtttttttccaatacaAGTGgtatgtttgattttattttttttaaatctagtaAAAAATGCTACTTAAAACGAATGTATCTGACTTGCAGGTGAACAACTTAGACCCAGAACTGAAAAACCTGTTTGATATGTGTGGAATTTCAGAGGCTCAACTAAAAGACAAAGAAACTTCAAAGGTCATATATGATTTCATTGAAAAAACAGGAGGTGTGGAAGCTGTTAAAAATGAACTGCGCAGACAAGGTGGGATTCCTTTTTATTTCCGCACAAAAATTAGCAGGGCCATTTTTACCTTAAGGATTAGAGTAGAAGGTGTTGATGATGAGCAGTTTTCTCTCATCTCTGGTCTTCATGTCACTGCAGTTGCACTGGATTTCATAATGTTTCTGTACACCATACGCTATGTAAAAACGTTCATGCATGACTCATGAGAATACTTATTCCCTAAAGAATAAGGATCTTGTCTGTGTCAGTTAACTAACTTCCAGTAACAGTCTGACTGCAAAGCTATGCAGTATGTTTGATATAGATTTTTTCAGAGACTGTATGTCGCATATTTACTTATGATCTCAGtcttataaataaataaaaatcctagAAGCCGTATTGCTGTTGTCAGTTGTAGTAGTAGGACGTGACTGATGTATTTATGGTCCCCGTGCACCCCGGCAGCCCTGTGTAATGAGCCTTGCAACAGCTAGGGTCCTGCAAATTTTATATGAATTTTTaaggggttggttttttttttttctaatttaaagtaaaaagtgCTGGTTttgagcaggctgctgctgcaaggaaGTTCTTAAATAAACCATTTTCTGTCTAACCTTTAAATGTGATCTCAGATGATGTATTATCTAGCTGAACATAGCAAGTCGGTCTGAAAATTACACTGCCAATGTCCAGCTTTCAAAAATCTGTGTAAAACACTTCTCAAGAGGGGTAGCGTATAAATGGCATTGACATTATTGCAGGTTGAAGCTAGTGAATAAACTGTTCAATAAACTGAAGAGATACAGATTCAGGGAACAATGACTTGTCACATTTATTCCTTAGGTCCCCCACGGTGGAATGGTATGTATTTGAGCTGCCATCTAAGCATATGCTTCAAAGTATTCGTGTTGCTGTGTGATTTCTTTCCTAGATGAGAAATGCCATCTTTAGTTCACATCTTTGACAGCAATACTACAAGTTATAGTCAAACTTCTTAGTTAAATTCCAATCAAAAATtcagttgtgattttttttttttctcagtaagaaATCTGTCAGTTTCTTTATAATCTTAACTCTGTTTAAATGTTTCCAGAGTTGTTGATTCCAGACTGCTGACCATAAAACTAGATTGAGAAGActtaaaacactttaaaaacgCCTATTTTTCTATTAGAAATGTGATAACTTCATGTTATGGCCACTTGCATGTATGCAAttgaaagaaaagctgcctCATATTTAACATGCATGATAATAATCTACCTCTGTGCTTTTTGATAGAGGTAGATAAAATACTCCAGTACTTCAGTGGGTTTATCCACAATTCTGTTATCTGATGTGTAGGCTTGACTGCTGTTTGAAGTGTTCTTTCTCaaccaaaacatgtttttctgtgtttattgcAAGAATTTCTGTGCTGACATATTCACCCTGCTAGGATGCTGACTAGAGAGTTGCAGACATATTATTCTGCTCAGATAGAAGTtactttcctgctttttctgcccttttccttattttggtgctgttggttggggtttttttattgccaGTACCATTAATAGAAGATTTTACAAACGTTTTTTGTTAATGGCAATGTTCATATTAATGTTCATACTAATGTGCATTTATAAAaaacctaaattattttcttgctttgcttgtacCGTCTGtttggagggggaagggagaaaggatgAGGTAGCGGTGGTCCCTCCATGCTCTTCCTTGCTCACTTCAGTTTAGTGCAGACAAGCCTTATAAAAACTCCCAAACTCTATTGGATATGACATACCTCTCTAGATATTACGAAAATAAACCACTTCCCCCGCAGAGCTGTGTTCAAAATCTACAGACACTACAGACTCTGGAGCATGACCATGTTGGGTATCTTTTCAGTAATACAGAAAAACTAACTGTAGTGCTCTCAGAGTAagttatatttgaaaatattagcCTCCGATGGCCGAGAAGGAAACTACAGTTCTGTCGGCCAAAAAGtggtaggatttttttaaaaatcaagaatgTTGGCAGTATGTCTCTTGGAAAATATATAAAGTTTGAGAGGAGATTCTCCCCATACTGTTATTTTGGAggtatggaaaaaaacagagcagtTCGTGGAACTTAAGAACATAACATGTAATTTTAGGAGGGGTATGTTTCTCTAAGATAAGCAGGGAAGGAGGCACCAAGGCACTCGTGTCTCCTACTTCCtcaaaatcccttttttttttttttttttttttttttttagggatgTCCCTCCCTATACCAGTGCAGGTAGCCTGCTTTCTCAGCATGTAAGAGGAAGGAGGTAATAGAAGAGCTAAAGAAATACCTTCTTGAGTGTAATACCCTTTTTGTTATCAAagcacatgaaataaaatgtgaattttcttaGTTGTATGACAGCACCTGGATTATTAAGTACCTGTGTGCAACAACCACTCGCCCTAAAGTACCATAGGCCATTAGATGCTTCATGGAAGAGGAAATTAAATGGTGCTATTTAAAATGCCATTAGCAGAGCAAGTACATTTCAAGGCTACTTAATATAGAAGTGATCCTGTGCACTGAGGTAGCCCTGCCGTTGTTTCCTTTCTACAGTTGCTGCCATAAAGATGTTGTTGGGACTGATTTTCAGTGAAAGGGACTGAGTCAATTTACACTGTGTCGTAATGCATTAGtagttttttcttcattgctagATGTTACTTCAAAAAATAGTCTCTGTAATTCCTTAATAAAATAATGGATAGATTATAAAGTGGAAATGTTATATTTCACTCTAAGTGTATTTAATAAAacttctttctcttgctttgtgTCCTAGAATTTTAGAGgattcttttaatatttttttcttctgcattttgtcGTGAGAAATTGAAACACTGGCTTAAGATACACTTggattatgaagaaaattactgCCATAGGACCAAACCAAGATCAATGACCAAGCTTGTTTTGCAACTTCAATTAGTCTTTTTTATGCATTGCAGTTGCTTCCCACAGTGTtgattattttacaaaatacacaaCAGACATAGGGGCTATATTCAGCTTGGTTTGCAATTCATATAAGCATAATCCAGAATTGGTGAAATTTGCACTGGCACAGAGATCCTTgcaaaagggaaagcaaaacatttttctttctctgctaaTGTCTGCAAGAGTTACGGGTATTGAGTAGCCTATAATTGTagattgttttgtttcatttcagctccaccgccaccaccaccgTGCAGAGGAGGAccccctccacctccaccaccccctccccatAGCTCAggccctcctcctccccctgctaGGGGCCGAGGGGCACCACCTCCACCTCCTTCTAGagctcccacagcagcacctccacccccacccccatctaGACCTGGTGCATCAGTGCCCCCACCTCCTCCAAACAGGATGtatcctcctccaccaccagtGCATTCATCATCTGCACCTTCCGGCCCTCCTCCTCCGCCACCACCACCGGCAAGTGGGTCGTCTGTTCCtccaccccctcctcctcctccaccccctcctggtcctcctccaccaccaggCCTTCCTTCAGAGGTTGATCACCAGCTTCCAGTTCCTGtaggaaacaaagcagcactCTTGGATCAAATCAGAGAAGGAGCTCAGTTAAAGAAGGTCGAACAGAACAGTCGACCGGTATCCTGCTCAGGAAGAGATGCACTGTTAGACCAGATACGACAGGGTATACAGCTGAAATCCGTGAGTAAAAAGCTCTTTCTCATCTAGGGCCTCTAGGGACTTGCAAATGGCTGCATCATGGCAGCGTGAACAGTAAATTGTGGCTCTATTTTGGGCTGGTTCATAACTTCTGGAGATTTTGAAGTGATGTGTTAAACAGTAGTACTGAGAAAAAGCTTAGAACATATACTTGCTGTAGATGAGTATTGGTGCATAAAGTCATCCTTGTTTCAAACGAATTTCTCACTTACCAGTAGAACTTAAAGAATAAATCCTACTGTGGCAATACCACAGTATCATGGCTCTAAAAAACTTTTGCAAGAACTATGAAAAATTGCTGGTCTCTTGAATACTTCAGTAAAATCATCTAAACAGCTGCAGGGGATGAGTTCAGCAGTAATGGTAGTGGAAGGCAAACACTTGTCACAGTttgctgaaaccaggacaatacTAAATTTCTTCTGGCCCCCCATCTTAAAATGGGCCTGTGCTCTGCAAATGTTGAGGCTTGTAAGAAGGTTGCTGTGGCTGTGTCTGAAAAAGTGCAGCCTGTGAGTGGTGcctc
Encoded proteins:
- the WASL gene encoding actin nucleation-promoting factor WASL isoform X1, with the protein product MSGNPQQQPPQPRRVTNVGSLLLTPQENESLFSFLGKKCVTMSSAVVQIYAADRNAMWSKKCCGVACLVKDNPQRSYFIRIFDIKDGKLLWEQELYNNFVYNSPRGYFHTFAGDTCQVGLNFANEEEAKLFRKTVTDLLGRRQRKSEKRRDPPNGPNLPMATVDIKNPEITTNRFYTPQVNNISYTKEKKKGKTKKRRLTKADIGTPSNFQHIGHVGWDPNTGFDVNNLDPELKNLFDMCGISEAQLKDKETSKVIYDFIEKTGGVEAVKNELRRQAPPPPPPCRGGPPPPPPPPPHSSGPPPPPARGRGAPPPPPSRAPTAAPPPPPPSRPGASVPPPPPNRMYPPPPPVHSSSAPSGPPPPPPPPASGSSVPPPPPPPPPPPGPPPPPGLPSEVDHQLPVPVGNKAALLDQIREGAQLKKVEQNSRPVSCSGRDALLDQIRQGIQLKSVSDGQESAPPTPAPTSGIVGALMEVMQKRSKAIHSSDEDEDEDDEEDFEDDDEWDD
- the WASL gene encoding actin nucleation-promoting factor WASL isoform X3, translating into MFCTTFSGAPSEDVTDIDNSGCLRPLYCQVLPKDELYMPLSSSFIELSTPDGEGACFMMGKILLDINMAVLEEYNSIHGSFIPRGLQRSKPDGPNLPMATVDIKNPEITTNRFYTPQVNNISYTKEKKKGKTKKRRLTKADIGTPSNFQHIGHVGWDPNTGFDVNNLDPELKNLFDMCGISEAQLKDKETSKVIYDFIEKTGGVEAVKNELRRQAPPPPPPCRGGPPPPPPPPPHSSGPPPPPARGRGAPPPPPSRAPTAAPPPPPPSRPGASVPPPPPNRMYPPPPPVHSSSAPSGPPPPPPPPASGSSVPPPPPPPPPPPGPPPPPGLPSEVDHQLPVPVGNKAALLDQIREGAQLKKVEQNSRPVSCSGRDALLDQIRQGIQLKSVSDGQESAPPTPAPTSGIVGALMEVMQKRSKAIHSSDEDEDEDDEEDFEDDDEWDD
- the WASL gene encoding actin nucleation-promoting factor WASL isoform X2; its protein translation is MSSAVVQIYAADRNAMWSKKCCGVACLVKDNPQRSYFIRIFDIKDGKLLWEQELYNNFVYNSPRGYFHTFAGDTCQVGLNFANEEEAKLFRKTVTDLLGRRQRKSEKRRDPPNGPNLPMATVDIKNPEITTNRFYTPQVNNISYTKEKKKGKTKKRRLTKADIGTPSNFQHIGHVGWDPNTGFDVNNLDPELKNLFDMCGISEAQLKDKETSKVIYDFIEKTGGVEAVKNELRRQAPPPPPPCRGGPPPPPPPPPHSSGPPPPPARGRGAPPPPPSRAPTAAPPPPPPSRPGASVPPPPPNRMYPPPPPVHSSSAPSGPPPPPPPPASGSSVPPPPPPPPPPPGPPPPPGLPSEVDHQLPVPVGNKAALLDQIREGAQLKKVEQNSRPVSCSGRDALLDQIRQGIQLKSVSDGQESAPPTPAPTSGIVGALMEVMQKRSKAIHSSDEDEDEDDEEDFEDDDEWDD